In the genome of Podospora pseudocomata strain CBS 415.72m chromosome 2 map unlocalized CBS415.72m_2.2, whole genome shotgun sequence, one region contains:
- a CDS encoding uncharacterized protein (EggNog:ENOG503NZ46; COG:T): MTTTGAEGGEDQKGKKMVKHKRSVSDLAMHLVNGVMMRRDSLKDEDLQSLVRLCGKSFLYLPSEYAAGSLVLPTCFRATAQYLVQHAADTQGVFRIPGSVRVVNALYEYYCCAEGDKDEIASTIRCPNLPSHIKVGTHDVASTFKRLLAGLPGGILGSLALFDALVAIHSQLKGDPEFPRTKQTKLRARLIALAIGTVKSQFRRELICAVFGLLCLIGRTAEKTPREDELGRPLPTADLMGYNALGIVFGPLLVGDLIHGYTMRIANPNQGLVLFPVTPPAARRERRKCKTSTDTEATHSRRGALSVDKIHVANSIAEMLIVHWREVVKHMKNLDVLKSSPTAISEQHARHHYRQQESLQDKAGGLRPSASESFVVRKPAEWGSGLRNRHSRQSEEGGSPIPPSPTPDARRASGGGPGRLGMSRSSLSVQRQRPRTGNARSSSQHRVGAMASMPLLSPTAEEPSLADPEATSPTGHHHNQNYHDAAGEQMYGYPPAPLETVQYAAMEEPLSLRQRPPPWAPGESVLTSSSTGAGTAGTRYPTPDNISMNVPEMPRGPSPASPTPTARRRLVISADSIRFKNDVAGSMRAEKKRLSQLSLNKRADNDDQFKDMAEMNTENTGGLQRTKNKGCRVKRPSGSFSSARSRDRSSEDHQRGSSQDTARPIVVPGSFTVSSPARVENKGLRDDLPRSDVSGQKRSRLAAWRSRHRGASTDTESPSAQPTSPRFIPFRSRKSLGSSEQPGGSPTAGERRQQIGKERRSSQTRTSMSTTSHDDDKVISTTSSGDIREKRLSRLDNARKKSSPLPKTPQQSPDKRATTIVESTTPVTATPGTTVQHYLRPVTSVGSAVKAMAAMFESASKEEAFVPSPMQKVGGGSLDLKPSGVLAQYTVNPSPRKGVSPSKSMSPLKPPPPACPVKQIEMRKSESMPGEVVERGRTLVPPVVPVRRSKGSVEAAAVWGASPGRLRSPVEVEKMPGVVGEGSDELEAAMEKAKATGVVAGAEKGVDEEMVVTPAPPEREAARRPSSEVTTPKHRVSFSRTTRNDDDSHVTVKEKWSAPSRASSFGDHPGFPEQQQEEEERSAGRQKSQTIALEAQIRSLQMQLVEKSGQIMQLTRELVVKADVGEECERLRERLREVEMERDMWKGRAEKAEERVGMFERVRERARAREVGGEGEGVGVLDGVDDFMEECYTGGYDEVGGWEQKGEVVSGYNQPAVVIEAPEQQRQYLQPEQNTLSLHPSGNGQKKPVHSPSLSPMPSLELQQVEQRQGGEESFTERMKRRFRGLPREASSAIASIENSRSSAGSPYDMDEEYPAEILPFPPPPVSPRHRDRDRGDGADGNEDTSSMWRAAEEMFSGVKRQC, translated from the exons ATGACTACGACGGGggcggaagggggggaggatcaaaaggggaagaagatggtgaagCATAAGAGGAGCGTGAGTGATTTGGCCATGCATTTGGTGAatggggtgatgatgaggagggattCGCTCAAGGATGAGGACCTGCAGAGCTTGGTGAGGCTGTGCGGGAAGAGCTTCTTGTATCTGCCGAGCGAGTATGCGGCGGGATCGCTGGTGCTGCCGACGTGCTTTCGGGCGACGGCGCAATATCTGGTTCAGCATGCGGCAGATACTCAGGGGGTGTTTCGCATTCCGGGatcggtgagggtggtgaatgCGCTGTATGAGTATTATTGCTGTGCCGAGGGGGACAAGGACGAGATTGCGAGTACGATTCGGTGTCCGAATCTGCCGAGTCATATCAAGGTTGGGACGCACGATGTGGCCTCGACGTTTAAACGGTTGCTGGCGGGACTGCCGGGGGGGATATTGGGGAGTTTGGCCTTGTTTGATGCCTTGGTGGCTATTCACAGTCAGCTGAAGGGGGATCCCGAGTTTCCGAGGACGAAGCAGACGAagttgagggcgaggttgattGCGCTTGCTATTGGCACGGTCAAGTCGCAGTTCCGGAGGGAGTTGATTTGTGCCGTGTTTGGGTTGCTGTGTTTGATTGGGAGGACGGCGGAGAAGACTCCCAGGGAGGATGAACTGGGACGGCCGCTGCCTACGGCGGATTTGATGGGGTATAATGCTTTGGGGATTGTGTTTGggccgttgttggtgggggatTTGATTCATGGATATACGATGAGGATTGCAAATCCAAATCAGGGGCTGGTGTTGTTTCCTGTTACGCCACCTGCTGCCAGacgagagaggaggaagtgtAAAACGTCCACAGATACGGAGGCTACTCATTCGCGGCGAGGGGCGTTGTCTGTTGACAAGATACATGTTGCGAACAGCATTGCTGAGATGCTGATTGTGCACTGGCGGGAGGTTGTCAAGCATATGAAGAACCTGGACGTGCTCAAGTCCAGCCCGACGGCAATCTCGGAGCAGCATGCTCGGCATCACTACCGGCAGCAGGAGTCTCTGCAGGACAAGGCTGGTGGGCTCAGACCTTCTGCGTCTGAGTCGTTTGTGGTGAGAAAGCCTGCGGAATGGGGGAGCGGGTTGAGAAATCGTCACTCGAGGCAAtccgaagaaggaggatcaCCTATTCCGCCTAGTCCTACTCCTGACGCTA GACGAGCATCCGGTGGAGGGCCGGGACGACTCGGGATGAGCCGGTCTTCACTTTCGGTGCAGCGGCAACGGCCAAGGACTGGGAATGCTCGCTCTTCGTCCCAACATCGAGTTGGCGCGATGGCCTCCATGCCGTTGTTGTCGCCCACTGCTGAGGAGCCATCGCTCGCGGACCCGGAAGCAACATCCCCGACGGGCCATCACCATAATCAGAATTACCACGATGCCGCTGGTGAGCAGATGTATGGATACCCTCCCGCTCCTTTGGAAACCGTTCAGTATGCAGCCATGGAGgagcctctctctcttcgccAACGACCCCCACCTTGGGCTCCAGGAGAATCAGTGCTGACGAGCTCGTCAACCGGCGCCGGAACAGCAGGTACTCGTTATCCCACTCCAGACAACATCAGCATGAACGTCCCCGAGATGCCGAGAGGGccctctcctgcctctccgactccgacgGCCAGACGTCGACTTGTGATCTCCGCAGATTCCATCCGATTTAAGAACGACGTGGCGGGAAGCATGAGagcggagaagaagcggTTGAGTCAGCTGAGTTTGAACAAACGAGCAGACAATGATGACCAGTTTAAGGATATGGCAGAGATGAATACAGAAAATACAGGAGGACTTCAACGTACCAAAAATAAGGGTTGTCGAGTAAAAAGACCATCTGGTTCCTTCAGCAGTGCTCGGAGCAGGGACCGGAGTTCCGAGGACCACCAAAGAGGATCATCTCAAGATACTGCAAGACCGATAGTCGTTCCGGGGTCCTTTACTGTGTCTTCGCCAGCTCGGGTGGAAAATAAGGGTCTGCGAGATGATTTACCGCGGAGCGATGTCTCTGGACAGAAACGGTCCAGGCTTGCTGCCTGGCGATCAAGGCATCGGGGTGCTTCAACGGATACTGAGAGTCCCTCTGCTCAACCGACAAGTCCACGATTCATACCCTTTCGCTCGCGCAAGTCTCTTGGGTCGTCAGAGCAGCCCGGAGGATCTCCCACCGCCGGGGAGAGAAGGCAGCAGATCggaaaggagaggaggtcgtCGCAAACTAGGACATCCATGAGCACCACTTcgcatgatgatgataaggTCATCAGCACGACGAGTAGTGGTGATATTAGGGAGAAGAGACTCTCGAGGCTGGACAATGCACGCAAGAAGTCGTCTCCTCTACCCAAGACACCGCAGCAGAGCCCTGACAAGCGGGCAACGACGATCGTCGAGTCTACTACTCCTGTCACTGCTACCCCTGGTACCACGGTGCAGCATTACCTGAGACCGGTCACGTCAGTCGGCAGCGCGGTCAaggccatggcggcgatgTTTGAGAGCGCGAGCAAAGAGGAGGCGTTTGTGCCGTCGCCTATGCAGAAGGTTGGGGGGGGAAGCCTTGATTTGAAGCCGAGTGGGGTGTTGGCGCAGTATACGGTTAACCCTTcgccgaggaagggggtttcGCCGTCGAAGTCGATGTCGCCGTtgaagccgccgccgccagcttGTCCGGTTAAGCAGATTGAGATGAGGAAGTCTGAGAGTATGccaggggaggtggtggagaggggacGGACGTTGGTGCCGCCTGTTGTgccggtgaggaggtcgaAGGGGAGTGTGGAGGCTGCGGCTGTTTGGGGGGCGAGTccggggaggttgaggagtccggttgaggttgagaagatgccgggggttgtgggggagggtagcgatgagcttgaggctgcgatggagaaggcgaaggctactggggttgttgcgggtgcggaaaagggggtggatgaggagatggtggtgacacCGGCTCCTCCTGAGCGGGAGGCAGCTCGTAGGCCGAGTTCAGAGGTTACTACACCTAAGCATCGTGTCAGCTTTTCCCGGACTACGAGAAACGATGATGACTCACACGTCACAGTCAAGGAGAAGTGGTCTGCACCTTCTAGAGCTTCGAGTTTTGGTGACCATCCAGGGTTTCCTGAGCAacagcaggaagaagaggagcggAGTGCCGGCCGGCAAAAATCGCAGACGATTGCTCTGGAGGCTCAGATTCGCAGTTTGCAGATGCAGTTGGTGGAAAAGTCGGGGCAGATTATGCAGTTGAcgagggagttggttgtCAAGGCGGATGTCGGGGAGGAGTgcgagaggttgagggagaggttgagggaggtggaaatGGAGAGGGATatgtggaaggggagggcggagaaggcggaggagagggttgggatGTTTGAGAGGGTTAGGGAACGGGCGAGGGCcagggaggtgggtggtgagggggagggagtaggggtgttggatggggtggatGATTTTATGGAGGAGTGTTATACGGGGGGGtatgatgaggttgggggttgggaacagaagggggaggtggtgagtgGGTATAACCAGCCGGCGGTTGTTATTGAGGCGCCGGAGCAACAGCGTCAGTATCTACAACCGGAACAAAACACCCTGTCTCTTCACCCCAGTGGGAACGGACAGAAGAAACCCGTCCACAGTCCTTCTCTCAGCCCGATGCCATCTTTAGAACTGCAGCAGGTTGAGCAAagacaaggaggagaggaaagtTTTACGGAAAGGATGAAGAGAAGGTTTAGAGGTTTGCCGAGGGAGGCGAGCAGTGCTATTGCTAGTATTGAGAACAGTAGGAGTAGTGCGGGGAGTCCGTATGATATGGATGAGGAGTATCCTGCGGAGATCTTGCCTTTTCCGCCTCCGCCTGTATCACCCAGGCATAGGGATAGGGACCGTGGGGATGGGGCTGATGGGAATGAAGATACGAGTAGTATGtggagggcggcggaggagatgtttAGTGGGGTTAAGAGGCAGTGTTAG
- the SNF4 gene encoding AMP-activated serine/threonine-protein kinase regulatory subunit (BUSCO:EOG0926374A; COG:C; EggNog:ENOG503NXN4) — MEDDTRTPAEKAHPGPATEGSAPVASSPTTTSAAGTNSSGPLPLRHGHELPFVAAPSSYLRPKPISRTMSDNRASGPLDKEQMQGLRGVREFLKVRTSYDVLPLSFRLVVLDNNLLIKKSLNILIQNGIVSAPLWDSQNSAFAGLLTSTDFINVIQYYCQFPDEIAHIDQFRLSSLRDIERAIGVLPLETVSVHPMRPLYEACRRMLKTRARRIPLVDRDDETGREMVVSVITQYRILKFIAVNNEQYTMLLKKPVRELGLGTYKDLATATMGSSVLDVIHLMVKYNISAVPIIDKDNRVLNLFEAVDVIPCIKGGAYDELSATVGEALSRRAEEFGGIYTCNEDDRLDAIFDTIRKSRVHRLIVVDDDNRLKGIISLSDILKYVLLYGEEDDDIRGN, encoded by the exons ATGGAAGACGACACTCGTACGCCCGCCGAAAAGGCACATCCTGGACCTGCCACCGAGGGCAGTGCTCCTgttgcctcctctcccaccacaacctctgCGGCTGGAACCAATTCCAGTGGCCCGCTGCCGCTGCGACATGGTCACGAGCTCCCCTTTGTCGCGGCCCCGTCCTCCTACTTGCGTCCAAAGCCCATCAGTCGCACAATGTCGGATAATAGAGCCTCAGGTCCGCTGGACAAGGAGCAGATGCAGGGTCTG AGAGGGGTGCGCGAGTTCCTCAAGGTCCGGACGAGTTACGATGTCTTGCCTCTGTCCTTCCGTTTGGTTGTGCTCGATAACAACCTGCTCATCAAGAAGAGCTTGAACATTCTCATACAAAACG GCATCGTGTCAGCGCCGCTCTGGGATTCGCAGAATTCAGCCTTTGCCGGCCTGCTGACGAGCACCGACTTTATCAATGTCATTCAGTACTACTGCCAGTTCCCTGACGAGATTGCGCACATCGATCAGTTCCGCCTGAGCAGTCTTCGAG ACATTGAAAGGGCAATTGGCGTGCTGCCGCTCGAAACGGTGTCGGTCCATCCTATGCGCCCCTTGTATGAGGCATGTCGGCGCATGCTCAAAACGAGAGCCAGGAGGATCCCATTGGTAGATCGGGACGACGAGACGGGAAGGGAGATGGTTGTCAGCGTCATCACGCAGTATCGCATCCTCAAGTTCATCGCCGTCAACAACGAACAGTACACCATGTTGCTGAAAAAGCCCGTCCGAGAGCTTGGGCTGGGCACCTACAAGGACCTGGCGACGGCCACCATGGGCAGTTCGGTTCTCGACGTTATTCACCTCATGGTCAAGTACAACATCTCGGCGGTGCCCATCATCGATAAGGACAACAGGGTTCTGAACCTGTTTGAGGCGGTCGATGTGATACCCTGCATCAAGGGTGGCGCCTACGACGAGCTGAGCGCCACGGTGGGCGAGGCGCTGTCCAGACGGGCCGAAGAATTCGGTGGCATCTACACGTGCAATGAGGATGACCGGCTGGATGCCATCTTTGACACAATTCGGAAGTCACGGGTGCATCGGTTGATTGTGGTGGATGACGATAACCGTCTCAAGGGCATCATTTCACTATCGGACATTCTAAAGTATGTTTTGCTctatggcgaggaggacgacgacatTCGGGGGAATTAG
- a CDS encoding uncharacterized protein (EggNog:ENOG503P7VJ) has translation MTNHNQAAGGPGSSLFQARRTRHDHAHSNHSPILLNHHNQHRHLHREFSQSLENPQQPQPNHHARSPSDAKLQPRQVVVVQTVSVVQYVDATGALVSLSTLRSDPVAPSPIDTLPAAVTAGLTTPDDLLPSVSLPDPTLDPSQDGTPTPTPPAVTEPEFSSSFQSTSVETLTSTPSGITPPFPILSSGNFNSSSTRLPPTIFTNSTLPALFSNSTRTSTSFFRSTTSSSSFTKSSTSSRTRLTSTTTSSAPTVVINGFGDDAGGVRGIPAPQPTADDTGSDPGPGLTPEARNAVVGGVVGSVAGIAIVALVLMFFLKWRKQQGRGIMLLGDGDSTIRGRGLGSGPSSGPSGGAGRMSQIRFPFAVPSALAKLNGNRAIEAPPAEPQEKGFYRVSGRKLVSVLESGGDGWSDPDPRNSIGTSYYRDSQAFLESSNLPPLQLGSPMRPESGVIVYHDGPARTPIEEHSPMPGGQRRSAFPNLLQVQDPVGRSINVQHAGSRVSQSRFTEDS, from the exons ATGACTAACCACAACCAAGCCGCTGGTGGCCCCGGGTCTTCACTCTTTCAGGCCCGCCGCACCCGCCACGATCACGCTCACAGCAACCActctcccatcctcctcaaccatcacaaccagcaccgacacctgcaccgggagttCTCTCAATCGCTCGagaacccccaacaaccacaaccgaACCACCACGCTCGTTCCCCCTCCGATGCGAAACTGCAGCCGCGCCAGGTCGTTGTCGTCCAAACTGTTTCTGTCGTTCAATACGTCGATGCTACAGGCGCACTCGTTAGCCTTTCGACCCTTCGCTCGGATCCCGTCGCACCGTCGCCCATAGACACCCTCCCGGCAGCCGTCACTGCTGGCCTCACCACGCCCGACGACCTATTGCCCAGCGTGTCTCTCCCCGACCCGACGCTCGATCCCAGCCAGGATGGCACGCCGACGCCCACGCCTCCGGCCGTGACCGAGCCCGAGTTCTCATCTTCCTTCCAGTCAACGTCCGTCGAGACGCTGACGTCCACTCCTTCTGGCATAACGCCACCATTTCCCATATTGTCCTCGGGGAACTTCAACTCCTCGTCTA CGCGCCTACCGCCCACAATCTTTACAAACAGCACACTACCAGCGCTCTTTTCAAACTCCACCAGGACCTCGACGTCCTTCTTTCGTTCAAcaacttcatcttcttcttttaCCAAGAGCAGCACCAGCTCGCGCACTCGACTGACTTCGACCACAACCTCGTCTGCCCCAACAGTAGTGATCAACGGGTTCGGCGATGATGCCGGCGGCGTAAGAGGCATCCCGGCACCGCAACCTACGGCCGACGACACTGGGTCTGATCCTGGCCCTGGACTGACCCCCGAGGCCAGAAACGCCGTGGTCGGTGGAGTGGTGGGCAGTGTTGCTGGTATCGCCATTGTGGCTTTGGTCTTGATGTTTTTCCTCAAGTGGAGGAAACAGCAGGGGCGAGGAATCATGCTGCTTGGGGATGGAGACAGCACAATTCGCGGCAGAGGTCTCGGATCCGGTCCATCATCTGGGCCCAGCGGAGGCGCAGGAAGAATGTCGCAGATCAGGTTCCCATTCGCCGTTCCATCCGCACTTGCCAAGCTAAACGGAAACCGAGCCATCGAGGCGCCACCGGCCGAACCACAAGAGAAGGGATTTTATCGCGTTTCTGGGAGGAAGTTGGTATCCGTCTTGGAGTcggggggggatggatggtcCGATCCGGATCCCCGCAACAGCATCGGCACGTCTTACTACAGGGACTCACAGGCCTTCCTCGAAAGTTCGAACCTCCCTCCTTTGCAACTAGGCTCACCGATGCGACCCGAAAGCGGTGTTATCGTTTACCACGACGGCCCAGCACGAACGCCAATTGAGGAGCACTCGCCTATGCCGGGCGGTCAACGTCGTTCCGCATTTCCCAATCTGCTCCAGGTCCAGGATCCCGTCGGTCGAAGTATCAACGTACAACACGCCGGATCTCGCGTCTCACAATCTCGATTCACCGAAGATTCATAG